In a genomic window of Phacochoerus africanus isolate WHEZ1 chromosome 6, ROS_Pafr_v1, whole genome shotgun sequence:
- the S100A11 gene encoding protein S100-A11, with translation MAKRPTETERCIESLIAIFQKHAGRDGNNAKISKTEFLIFMNTELAAFTKNQKDPGVLDRMMKKLDLDSDGQLDFQEFLNLIGGLAIACHDSFIKSTQK, from the exons gcaaaaagacccacaGAGACTGAGCGTTGCATCGAGTCTCTGATTGCTATTTTCCAAAAGCATGCTGGAAGGGACGGTAACAACGCTAAAATCTCCAAGACCGAGTTCCTAATTTTCATGAATACAGAGCTGGCTGCCTTCACAAAG AACCAGAAGGACCCTGGTGTCCTTGACCGCATGATGAAGAAATTGGACCTCGACTCTGATGGGCAGCTAGATTTCCAAGAATTTCTTAATCTTATTGGCGGCCTGGCCATAGCTTGCCATGACTCCTTTATTAAGTCTACCCAGAAGTAA